Proteins encoded together in one Pseudomonas sp. ADAK13 window:
- the fadB gene encoding fatty acid oxidation complex subunit alpha FadB, with amino-acid sequence MIYEGKAITVKALESGIVELKFDLKGESVNKFNRLTLNELRQAVDTIKADASVKGVIVSSGKDVFIVGADITEFVDNFKLPDAELVAGNLEANKIFSDFEDLNVPTVAAINGIALGGGLEMCLAADFRVMSATAKIGLPEVKLGIYPGFGGTVRLPRIIGADNAIEWIAAGKENRAEDALKVGAVDAVVAPDKLAEAALNLIKGAISGEFDYKAKRQPKLEKLKLNAIEQMMSFETAKGFVAGQAGPNYPAPVEAIKTIQKAANFGRDKALEIEAAGFVKLAKTSAAQSLIGLFLNDQELKKKAKAYDEIARDVKQAAVLGAGIMGGGIAYQSASKGTPILMKDINEHGIEQGLAEAAKLLVGRVDKGRMTAAKMAEVLNGIRPTLSYGDFGHVDLVVEAVVENPKVKQAVLAEVEAQVKEDTILASNTSTISITLLAKALKRPENFVGMHFFNPVHMMPLVEVIRGEKSSELAVATTVAYAKKMGKNPIVVNDCPGFLVNRVLFPYFGGFAKLVSAGVDFVRIDKVMEKFGWPMGPAYLMDVVGIDTGHHGRDVMAEGFPDRMKDDRRSAIDALYEAKRLGQKNGKGFYAYEADKKGKQKKVADPSVHEVLAPVIYEQREVSDEDIVNWMMIALCLETVRCLEDGIVETAAEADMGLVYGIGFPPFRGGALRYIDSIGVAEFVALADQYADLGPLYHPTAKLREMAKNGQSFFG; translated from the coding sequence ATGATTTACGAAGGTAAAGCCATCACGGTTAAGGCTCTTGAAAGTGGCATCGTCGAATTGAAATTCGACCTCAAGGGTGAGTCCGTCAACAAGTTCAACCGTCTAACCCTGAATGAATTGCGTCAGGCCGTAGACACCATCAAAGCAGATGCTTCGGTCAAGGGCGTGATCGTCTCCAGCGGCAAGGACGTGTTCATCGTCGGCGCTGACATCACCGAATTCGTCGACAACTTCAAGCTGCCCGATGCCGAGCTTGTGGCTGGCAACCTCGAAGCCAACAAGATTTTCAGCGATTTCGAAGACCTCAATGTGCCGACCGTTGCCGCGATCAATGGCATCGCCCTGGGCGGCGGTCTGGAAATGTGCCTGGCTGCCGACTTCCGCGTGATGTCGGCCACCGCCAAAATCGGCCTGCCGGAAGTCAAGCTGGGCATCTACCCGGGCTTCGGCGGTACCGTGCGCCTGCCGCGCATCATCGGTGCCGACAACGCCATCGAGTGGATTGCCGCCGGCAAGGAAAACCGTGCTGAAGACGCGCTGAAAGTCGGCGCCGTGGATGCCGTGGTTGCTCCCGACAAGCTGGCAGAAGCCGCACTGAACCTGATCAAAGGCGCCATCAGCGGCGAATTTGACTACAAGGCCAAGCGTCAGCCAAAGCTCGAAAAACTCAAGCTCAACGCCATCGAACAAATGATGTCGTTCGAAACCGCCAAAGGTTTCGTGGCAGGCCAGGCTGGCCCGAACTACCCGGCGCCGGTTGAAGCGATCAAGACCATTCAGAAGGCCGCGAACTTCGGTCGCGACAAAGCCCTGGAAATCGAAGCTGCCGGCTTCGTCAAACTGGCCAAGACCTCTGCTGCGCAGAGCTTGATCGGTCTGTTCCTGAACGATCAGGAACTGAAGAAAAAGGCCAAGGCCTACGACGAAATCGCCCGCGACGTGAAACAGGCTGCCGTACTCGGCGCCGGTATCATGGGCGGCGGTATCGCCTATCAGTCGGCGTCCAAAGGCACGCCGATCCTGATGAAGGACATCAACGAACACGGCATCGAGCAGGGTCTGGCAGAAGCCGCAAAACTGCTGGTGGGCCGCGTTGATAAAGGCCGCATGACCGCAGCGAAAATGGCTGAAGTGCTTAACGGCATTCGTCCTACGCTGTCCTACGGTGATTTCGGCCACGTCGACCTGGTGGTCGAAGCGGTTGTCGAGAACCCGAAGGTCAAGCAGGCGGTACTGGCTGAAGTTGAAGCCCAGGTTAAAGAAGACACCATCCTGGCATCCAACACATCGACCATTTCCATCACCTTGCTGGCCAAGGCCCTCAAGCGTCCGGAAAACTTCGTCGGCATGCACTTCTTCAACCCGGTGCACATGATGCCGCTGGTGGAAGTGATCCGTGGCGAGAAGTCCAGCGAGCTGGCGGTTGCTACCACCGTTGCCTACGCCAAGAAAATGGGCAAGAACCCGATCGTCGTTAACGACTGCCCGGGCTTCCTGGTCAACCGCGTGCTGTTCCCGTACTTCGGCGGTTTCGCCAAGCTGGTCAGCGCCGGTGTGGACTTCGTGCGCATCGACAAGGTCATGGAAAAATTCGGCTGGCCAATGGGCCCGGCATACCTGATGGACGTGGTCGGCATCGACACTGGCCACCACGGTCGTGACGTAATGGCTGAAGGCTTCCCGGACCGTATGAAAGACGACCGCCGTTCGGCGATCGACGCTCTCTACGAAGCCAAGCGCCTGGGCCAGAAGAACGGCAAGGGCTTCTACGCCTACGAGGCCGACAAGAAGGGCAAGCAGAAGAAAGTGGCCGACCCGTCGGTTCACGAAGTACTCGCGCCGGTCATCTACGAACAGCGTGAGGTGTCCGACGAGGACATCGTCAACTGGATGATGATCGCCCTGTGCCTGGAAACCGTGCGCTGCCTGGAAGACGGCATCGTTGAAACCGCCGCCGAGGCCGACATGGGCCTGGTGTACGGTATTGGTTTCCCTCCATTCCGTGGTGGTGCGCTGCGTTACATCGATTCCATCGGTGTGGCCGAGTTCGTTGCCCTGGCTGATCAATACGCTGATCTGGGCCCGCTGTACCACCCGACTGCGAAGCTGCGCGAGATGGCCAAGAACGGCCAGAGCTTCTTCGGTTAA
- the fadA gene encoding acetyl-CoA C-acyltransferase FadA, protein MSLNPRDVVIVDFGRTPMGRSKGGMHRNTRAEDMSAHLISKLLERNVKVDPNEVEDVIWGCVNQTLEQGWNIARMASLMTQIPHTAAGQTVSRLCGSSMSALHTAAQAIMTGNGDVFVVGGVEHMGHVSMMHGVDPNPHMSLYAAKASGMMGLTAEMLGKMHGITREAQDAFGLRSHQLAHKATLEGKFKDEIIPMNGYDENGFLKLFDYDETIRPDTTLESLAALKPAFNPKGGTVTAGTSSQITDGASCMIVMSAQRAQDLGIQPMAVIRSMAVAGVDPAIMGYGPVPATQKALKRAGLTISDIDFFELNEAFAAQALPVLKDLKVLDKMNEKVNLHGGAIALGHPFGCSGARISGTLLNVMKQNGGNLGVATMCIGLGQGISTVFERI, encoded by the coding sequence ATGAGCTTGAATCCAAGAGACGTCGTGATTGTCGACTTCGGTCGTACTCCGATGGGCCGCTCCAAGGGCGGCATGCACCGCAACACCCGCGCTGAAGACATGTCGGCGCACCTGATCAGCAAATTGCTGGAACGCAACGTCAAGGTCGACCCTAACGAAGTCGAAGACGTGATCTGGGGCTGCGTCAACCAGACCCTGGAGCAGGGCTGGAACATCGCCCGCATGGCTTCCCTGATGACGCAGATCCCTCACACCGCTGCCGGCCAGACCGTCAGCCGCCTGTGTGGCTCGTCCATGAGCGCGCTGCACACCGCTGCTCAAGCGATCATGACCGGTAACGGTGATGTGTTCGTGGTCGGCGGCGTGGAGCACATGGGCCACGTCAGCATGATGCACGGTGTCGACCCGAACCCGCACATGTCCCTGTACGCGGCGAAAGCCTCGGGCATGATGGGCCTGACCGCAGAAATGCTCGGCAAAATGCACGGCATTACCCGCGAAGCCCAGGATGCATTCGGCCTGCGCTCCCACCAGCTCGCCCACAAGGCGACCCTGGAAGGCAAGTTCAAGGATGAAATCATCCCGATGAACGGCTACGACGAGAACGGTTTCCTGAAACTGTTCGACTACGACGAAACCATTCGTCCGGACACCACCCTGGAAAGCCTGGCGGCCTTGAAGCCTGCCTTCAATCCAAAGGGCGGCACCGTGACAGCCGGTACGTCGTCGCAGATCACCGACGGTGCTTCGTGCATGATCGTGATGTCGGCCCAGCGTGCCCAGGACCTGGGCATCCAGCCGATGGCCGTGATCCGTTCGATGGCAGTCGCAGGTGTGGACCCGGCAATCATGGGCTATGGTCCAGTACCGGCCACACAAAAAGCATTGAAGCGCGCAGGCCTGACCATCTCCGACATCGACTTCTTCGAGCTCAACGAAGCTTTCGCCGCACAGGCCCTGCCAGTGCTGAAAGATTTGAAAGTGCTCGACAAGATGAACGAGAAGGTTAACCTGCACGGCGGCGCGATTGCCTTGGGTCACCCGTTTGGGTGCTCCGGTGCGCGTATCTCCGGCACGTTGCTTAACGTGATGAAGCAAAATGGCGGCAACCTTGGGGTTGCAACCATGTGCATTGGTCTCGGCCAAGGCATCTCCACCGTCTTCGAACGTATCTAA
- a CDS encoding DUF1653 domain-containing protein: protein MKVEPGLYQHYKGPQYRVFNVARHSETEEEVVFYQALYGDYGFWVRPLSMFLETVEVDGEQVPRFALIQVEPSLFSAQ from the coding sequence ATGAAAGTCGAACCAGGGCTCTACCAGCATTATAAAGGTCCCCAGTACCGCGTTTTTAATGTGGCGCGGCATTCCGAGACCGAAGAGGAAGTGGTGTTTTACCAAGCACTGTATGGCGATTACGGCTTTTGGGTGCGTCCCTTGAGCATGTTCCTGGAGACCGTCGAAGTTGACGGCGAACAGGTCCCGCGCTTTGCTTTGATCCAGGTCGAACCCAGCCTTTTTTCCGCGCAATAA
- the topA gene encoding type I DNA topoisomerase produces the protein MGKSLVIVESPAKAKTINKYLGNEYVVKSSIGHIRDLPTSGSASASKEPAAKRGKAAAGEGPVLTPKEKARKQLVSRMGVDPDHGWKAKYEILPGKEKVIEELRRLAKDADTIYLATDLDREGEAIAWHLREAIGGDDSRYKRVVFNEITKKAIQEAFSKPGELDIDRVNAQQARRFLDRVVGYMVSPLLWAKIARGLSAGRVQSVAVKLVVEREREIRAFNPEEYWEVHADLGTAKGNNVRFEVAREKGEAFKPLNEAQAMAALEKLKASSYSIVKREDKPTSSKPSAPFITSTLQQAASNRLGFGVKKTMMMAQRLYEAGYITYMRTDSTNLSQDAVAMARTYIESEFGKKYLPEKPNVYSSKEGAQEAHEAIRPSDANTEPSKLSGMERDAERLYELIWRQFLACQMLPAQYLSTTVSVGAGDFELRAKGRILKFDGYTRVMPQIAKPGDDDVLPDMAQGDVLKLIKLDPSQHFTKPPARYSEASLVKEMEKRGIGRPSTYAAIISTIQDRGYVALHNRRFYSEKMGDIVTERLSESFSNLMDYGFTAGMEENLDDVAQGERDWKNVLDEFYGDFKKKLEVAESAENGMRANQPVMTDIPCLTCGRPMQIRTASTGVFLGCSGYSLPPKERCKATVNLVPGDEIAADDEGESESLVLRGKHRCPICSTAMDAYLLDEKHKLHICGNNPDCNGYEIEEGTYRIKGYEGPSLECDKCGSEMQLKTGRFGKFFGCTNPTCKNTRKLLKSGDAAPPKMDPVKMPELKCEKVNDTYILRDGASGLFLAASQFPKNRETRAPLVLEIVPHKDEIDPKYHFLCEAPKKDPDGRPAVIRYSRKTKEQYVQTEVEGKPTGWKAFYDGGKWKVEDKRQGA, from the coding sequence ATGGGCAAATCGCTGGTCATTGTGGAATCCCCGGCTAAGGCCAAGACCATCAACAAGTACTTGGGTAACGAGTACGTGGTGAAGTCGAGTATCGGCCATATCCGAGACCTGCCCACCAGCGGTTCGGCTAGCGCCAGCAAGGAGCCTGCCGCCAAGCGCGGCAAGGCGGCTGCGGGCGAAGGTCCGGTGCTCACGCCTAAAGAGAAAGCGCGCAAGCAGCTGGTCTCGCGCATGGGTGTCGATCCCGATCACGGCTGGAAAGCCAAGTACGAGATCCTCCCGGGCAAAGAAAAGGTCATCGAAGAGCTGCGCCGGCTCGCCAAAGATGCTGACACCATCTATCTCGCAACCGACTTGGACCGCGAAGGGGAGGCTATTGCCTGGCACCTGCGGGAAGCCATCGGTGGTGACGACAGCCGCTACAAGCGCGTGGTGTTCAACGAAATTACCAAGAAGGCGATCCAGGAAGCCTTCTCCAAGCCGGGCGAACTGGACATTGACCGCGTCAATGCCCAACAGGCCCGTCGCTTCCTCGACCGCGTGGTCGGTTATATGGTCTCGCCGCTGCTGTGGGCAAAGATCGCCCGTGGCCTGTCCGCCGGCCGTGTGCAATCGGTTGCGGTGAAACTGGTAGTGGAGCGTGAGCGCGAGATTCGTGCGTTCAACCCCGAAGAATACTGGGAAGTGCACGCTGACCTGGGTACTGCCAAGGGCAACAACGTGCGCTTCGAAGTGGCCCGCGAGAAAGGCGAGGCCTTCAAGCCGCTCAACGAAGCCCAGGCCATGGCCGCGCTGGAGAAGCTCAAGGCTTCCAGCTACAGCATCGTCAAGCGTGAAGACAAGCCCACCAGCAGCAAGCCGTCGGCGCCGTTCATCACTTCCACCCTGCAGCAGGCCGCGAGTAACCGCCTGGGCTTCGGCGTGAAGAAGACCATGATGATGGCCCAGCGTCTGTATGAAGCGGGCTACATCACGTATATGCGTACCGACTCCACCAACCTGTCGCAAGACGCGGTGGCGATGGCGCGCACTTATATTGAAAGCGAGTTCGGCAAGAAGTACCTGCCGGAGAAGCCGAACGTCTACAGCAGCAAGGAAGGCGCACAAGAGGCTCACGAAGCGATTCGTCCGTCTGATGCCAACACCGAGCCAAGCAAGCTGAGCGGCATGGAGCGCGACGCTGAGCGCCTCTACGAGCTGATCTGGCGCCAGTTCCTGGCTTGCCAGATGCTGCCGGCCCAATACCTGTCCACCACCGTCAGCGTGGGGGCTGGTGACTTCGAGTTGCGCGCCAAGGGCCGTATCCTCAAGTTCGACGGTTACACCCGCGTGATGCCGCAAATTGCCAAGCCAGGCGACGATGATGTACTGCCGGACATGGCCCAGGGCGACGTGTTGAAGCTGATCAAGCTCGACCCGTCCCAGCACTTCACAAAGCCGCCGGCGCGTTATTCGGAAGCCAGCCTGGTCAAGGAAATGGAAAAACGCGGTATCGGTCGTCCTTCGACCTACGCGGCGATCATCTCCACCATCCAGGACCGCGGCTACGTAGCGCTGCACAACCGTCGTTTCTACTCGGAAAAGATGGGCGACATCGTGACCGAGCGCCTGTCCGAGAGCTTCTCCAACCTGATGGACTACGGCTTCACCGCCGGCATGGAAGAGAACCTCGATGACGTGGCCCAGGGCGAGCGCGACTGGAAAAACGTGCTCGACGAGTTCTACGGCGACTTCAAGAAGAAACTTGAAGTAGCTGAAAGCGCCGAGAACGGCATGCGTGCCAACCAGCCAGTGATGACGGACATTCCGTGCCTCACTTGCGGCCGCCCGATGCAGATCCGTACGGCGTCCACCGGCGTGTTCCTGGGTTGCTCGGGTTACAGCCTGCCGCCGAAAGAGCGCTGCAAGGCTACCGTCAACCTGGTGCCCGGCGATGAAATCGCTGCCGATGACGAGGGTGAATCCGAGTCGCTGGTATTGCGTGGCAAGCACCGTTGCCCGATCTGCAGCACGGCGATGGATGCCTACCTGCTCGACGAGAAGCACAAGTTGCACATCTGCGGCAACAACCCGGATTGCAACGGCTACGAGATCGAAGAGGGCACTTACCGCATCAAGGGCTACGAAGGTCCGAGCCTGGAGTGCGACAAGTGTGGCAGCGAGATGCAGCTCAAGACCGGCCGTTTCGGCAAGTTCTTCGGTTGCACCAACCCGACCTGCAAGAACACCCGCAAACTGCTGAAAAGCGGTGACGCGGCGCCGCCGAAGATGGACCCGGTGAAGATGCCTGAACTCAAATGCGAGAAGGTCAACGACACCTACATCCTGCGTGATGGCGCTTCGGGGCTGTTCCTGGCTGCCAGCCAGTTCCCGAAAAACCGCGAGACCCGTGCCCCGCTGGTGCTCGAGATTGTGCCCCACAAGGACGAGATCGATCCGAAGTACCACTTCCTCTGCGAAGCGCCGAAGAAGGACCCGGACGGTCGCCCGGCCGTGATCCGCTACAGCCGCAAGACCAAGGAGCAGTACGTTCAGACCGAGGTTGAAGGCAAGCCTACCGGCTGGAAAGCGTTCTATGACGGTGGCAAGTGGAAGGTCGAGGACAAGCGCCAGGGCGCTTGA
- a CDS encoding DUF6586 family protein, whose amino-acid sequence MANELYTRTNQKIYFAGLSLEALGRAEEGKEMNAIALVQAGREAALFHLYGALLGLCHEIAGFYRLPQAGSPRAEMIINREVLEAMAIPELAELVEMAQSPDSWLARLLLAHAEMFQPPRVKHTPKGDVTQPLIVAVSLDEEGPEPLSRDELESWRQELKKLAIRFRDGLNEC is encoded by the coding sequence ATGGCCAACGAACTCTATACCCGTACCAACCAGAAAATTTACTTCGCGGGTTTGTCCCTGGAAGCCCTTGGCCGTGCCGAGGAAGGAAAGGAGATGAACGCTATCGCGCTGGTACAGGCCGGGCGTGAAGCCGCGCTGTTCCACCTGTACGGCGCCTTGCTCGGCCTGTGTCATGAGATTGCCGGGTTCTATCGCTTGCCTCAGGCCGGTTCGCCGCGTGCAGAGATGATCATCAACCGTGAGGTGCTGGAGGCCATGGCCATCCCGGAGTTGGCCGAGCTGGTGGAGATGGCACAGAGCCCGGACAGCTGGCTGGCGCGTTTGCTGCTGGCCCACGCTGAGATGTTCCAGCCGCCACGGGTGAAACACACGCCCAAAGGCGACGTGACCCAGCCGTTGATCGTGGCCGTGAGCCTGGACGAAGAGGGGCCTGAGCCGTTGAGCCGGGACGAGCTGGAAAGCTGGCGGCAGGAGCTGAAGAAGTTGGCCATTCGGTTTCGGGATGGGTTGAACGAGTGTTGA
- the sulA gene encoding SOS-induced cell division inhibitor SulA has protein sequence MQFLQTPQHTQLSLFEAFMAQPLAPILKETVEAPWSAEPEAFSELSLRGAAGSCLSLLAPILRELSEEQDARWLTLIAPPSSLTQAWLRDAGLNRERILLLQPRGAQSAQQLTCEALRLGRSHTVVSWLNPLTTAARQQLVSAARTGDAQSLNIRLG, from the coding sequence ATGCAGTTCCTACAGACCCCACAACACACTCAGCTGTCGCTGTTTGAGGCCTTTATGGCCCAGCCCCTTGCGCCCATCCTCAAGGAAACGGTCGAAGCGCCCTGGAGCGCCGAACCCGAGGCGTTCAGTGAACTGTCGTTGCGCGGTGCTGCCGGGAGCTGCCTCAGCCTGCTGGCGCCGATTCTTCGCGAACTGAGCGAGGAGCAGGATGCACGCTGGCTGACGCTGATTGCCCCGCCTTCCAGCCTGACCCAGGCCTGGCTGCGGGACGCCGGCCTGAATCGCGAGCGTATCCTGTTGCTGCAACCCCGCGGTGCTCAGAGCGCCCAGCAACTGACCTGCGAAGCCTTGCGCCTGGGCCGTAGCCATACGGTGGTCAGCTGGTTGAACCCTCTGACTACAGCGGCCAGGCAACAGTTGGTCAGCGCCGCACGTACGGGCGATGCGCAGAGCTTGAATATTCGGTTGGGATAA
- the lexA gene encoding transcriptional repressor LexA, which produces MLKLTPRQAEILAFIKRCLDDNGYPPTRAEIALELGFKSPNAAEEHLKALARKGAIEMTPGASRGIRIPGFEAKADESTLPIIGRVAAGAPILAQQHVEESCNINPTFFHPRADYLLRVHGMSMKDVGIFDGDLLAVHTTREARNGQIVVARIGDEVTVKRFKREGSKVWLLAENPEFAPIEVNLKDQDLVIEGLSVGVIRR; this is translated from the coding sequence ATGCTAAAACTGACGCCACGCCAAGCTGAGATTCTGGCTTTTATCAAGCGCTGCCTCGATGACAACGGCTACCCGCCGACCCGGGCGGAAATTGCGCTGGAACTGGGATTCAAGTCGCCCAACGCTGCTGAAGAACACCTCAAGGCCCTCGCCCGCAAAGGCGCGATCGAGATGACCCCGGGTGCTTCACGCGGCATTCGTATCCCTGGCTTCGAAGCCAAGGCCGACGAGTCGACACTGCCGATCATCGGCCGGGTCGCAGCCGGTGCGCCGATCCTGGCGCAGCAGCACGTCGAGGAATCCTGCAACATCAACCCGACCTTCTTCCATCCCCGTGCCGACTATCTGCTGCGAGTCCATGGCATGAGCATGAAGGACGTAGGCATTTTCGACGGCGACCTGTTGGCCGTCCACACCACACGTGAAGCCCGCAATGGCCAGATCGTCGTCGCCCGTATTGGCGATGAAGTGACGGTCAAACGCTTCAAGCGCGAAGGCAGCAAGGTCTGGCTACTGGCCGAGAACCCTGAGTTCGCGCCGATTGAAGTGAACCTGAAGGATCAGGACCTGGTGATTGAAGGCTTGAGCGTCGGCGTAATTCGCCGCTAA
- a CDS encoding TetR/AcrR family transcriptional regulator — MAQSETVERILDAAEQLFAEKGFAETSLRLITSKAGVNLAAVNYHFGSKKALIQAVFSRFLGPFCISLDRELERRQAKPENKPSLEDLLEILVEQALVVQPRSGNDLSIFMRLLGLAFSQSQGHLRRYLEDMYGKVFRRYMLLVNEAAPRIPPIELFWRVHFMLGAAAFSMSGIKALRAIAETDFGVNTSIEQVMRLMVPFLAAGMRAETGVTDQAMAAAQLRPRSKSVPAPAKV, encoded by the coding sequence ATGGCCCAGTCGGAAACCGTTGAACGCATTCTCGATGCTGCCGAGCAGTTGTTCGCGGAAAAAGGATTTGCTGAAACCTCATTGCGGCTGATTACCAGCAAGGCCGGGGTCAACCTGGCGGCAGTGAATTATCATTTCGGCTCCAAGAAAGCGCTTATACAGGCTGTGTTCTCACGGTTCCTGGGGCCTTTCTGCATCAGCCTCGACCGTGAGCTGGAGCGTCGCCAGGCCAAGCCTGAAAACAAGCCAAGCCTGGAAGACCTGCTGGAAATCCTCGTCGAGCAGGCGCTGGTGGTCCAGCCTCGCAGCGGCAATGACCTGTCGATCTTCATGCGCCTGCTGGGCCTGGCATTCAGCCAGAGCCAGGGCCACCTGCGTCGTTACCTGGAAGACATGTACGGCAAGGTGTTCCGCCGCTATATGTTGCTGGTCAATGAAGCCGCACCGCGTATTCCGCCAATCGAACTGTTCTGGCGCGTGCACTTCATGCTCGGTGCTGCAGCATTCAGCATGTCCGGGATCAAGGCCCTGCGTGCGATTGCCGAGACCGACTTCGGCGTCAACACCTCCATTGAGCAGGTGATGCGCCTGATGGTGCCGTTTCTTGCCGCCGGTATGCGGGCCGAAACCGGTGTCACCGACCAGGCCATGGCCGCCGCCCAGTTGCGCCCGCGCAGCAAGTCGGTGCCGGCGCCGGCCAAGGTTTAA
- the nagZ gene encoding beta-N-acetylhexosaminidase, producing the protein MQGSLMVDVAGTWLTAEDRHLLRQPEVGGLIIFARNIEHPRQVRELSAAIRAVRPDLLLAVDQEGGRVQRLRQGFVRLPAMRALADNPNAEQLAEQCGWIMATEVLAVGLDLSFAPVLDLDYQRSAVVGTRAFEGDPERAAVLAGAFIRGMNSAGMAATGKHFPGHGWAEADSHVAIPNDERSLEQIRANDLVPFARLSKQLAAVMPAHVIYPQVDAQPAGFSRRWLQDILRGELQFDGVIFSDDLSMAGAHVVGDAASRIEAALTAGCDMGLVCNDRAAAELALSAAQRMKVTPSARIARMRGPAVASTEYKQDPRWLAALSALRDAQLID; encoded by the coding sequence CTGCAAGGCTCTTTGATGGTGGACGTCGCCGGTACCTGGCTGACGGCTGAAGATCGTCACTTGTTGCGTCAGCCTGAGGTGGGCGGCCTGATCATTTTTGCGCGCAATATCGAGCACCCGCGCCAGGTGCGTGAGTTGAGCGCCGCGATTCGTGCGGTGCGCCCGGACCTGCTGCTGGCGGTCGACCAGGAAGGCGGCCGGGTGCAGCGTTTGCGTCAGGGGTTTGTGCGGCTGCCGGCGATGCGCGCCCTGGCAGACAATCCGAATGCTGAACAGTTGGCCGAGCAGTGTGGCTGGATCATGGCGACAGAGGTGCTGGCGGTTGGCCTGGACCTGAGTTTCGCGCCGGTGCTGGACCTCGATTACCAGCGCAGCGCCGTCGTGGGCACGCGCGCGTTCGAAGGCGACCCGGAGCGCGCCGCCGTGTTGGCGGGTGCCTTTATCCGAGGTATGAACAGCGCCGGCATGGCGGCCACCGGCAAGCACTTTCCCGGCCACGGCTGGGCCGAAGCCGATTCCCACGTCGCGATTCCCAATGATGAACGCAGCCTGGAACAGATTCGCGCCAATGACCTAGTGCCTTTCGCACGGCTGAGCAAGCAACTGGCGGCCGTTATGCCGGCCCACGTGATTTATCCACAGGTGGATGCGCAACCTGCCGGCTTCTCCCGGCGCTGGTTGCAGGACATCCTGCGGGGCGAGTTGCAGTTCGACGGGGTGATCTTCAGTGACGACCTGTCCATGGCCGGTGCGCATGTGGTCGGTGATGCCGCCAGCCGTATCGAAGCCGCGCTGACGGCCGGCTGCGACATGGGCCTGGTGTGCAACGACCGCGCCGCCGCCGAGTTGGCCCTGAGCGCGGCCCAGCGCATGAAAGTCACGCCGTCGGCGCGTATCGCGCGGATGCGTGGGCCGGCGGTGGCGTCGACCGAGTACAAACAGGATCCGCGTTGGCTGGCGGCATTGAGTGCGCTGCGGGATGCTCAATTGATTGATTAA